The sequence CCCATCGGGCTATTTATGTTGTCAAAGTACTTGCCTCTCCGACAAACTGCTAGGGAATAAAAAAAGGTGGTTGCACGAAGCAGCCACCTTTTTATTTTAATTCTGGCATTTGCCAGGGAATGCGCCAGTAAAGACCCCCACCGCCTTCGCGAGCCATTAATTTATTGCTGATAAAAGCGCGCCTCAGCGATGCTGTATCAGGGTGATGCTGTTTGATAATCTCATTGACTTCCCTTTCAGTATAGCGTTTATCCTTATCAAAATAATTGATTAGCCATTTGAGTACGACCAGGCGCTTTTTATACCCATAGGGGATTTCAAGAATTTGCTCAGCATCTACATACGTCTCCAGTACCTTTTTCTGCCAGGTGTCATACTCTACATCTCCGGCCAGATGCACAACCTTTTCTTTGCTCAACGAAGAAAAAACATCTTTGGATAGGGTGTTCAGATGATCGACATCCAGGCGATAGAGATGATCGTTGCCATCTTTACGCATCGCGACCACCCCCAAATTTTTCAGTGATTGCAGATGGTGCGATACAGTCGGCGCTTTGATCGACAGCAGAGTAGCGAGCTCATCAACGCTGCATTCGCGTTGCGCCAGCAACCCTAAAATCTTGATTTGAAATTACCTTGACCTGCCCCTGTATTCTGTTATCATTGTGGCGGTTGTTGAACAGCCAAAATTTTCTTAAAGGAGGCGTATTCTCATGGCTCAAGTTTATATGGCGAAATCCCTTGTTCGAGAAGTGCGCCTCGCGCCCAACTGCTGAACGATTTCAGCGTATTATAAATTCTGTTGGCCGCGGGTGTCTAACCTGCGGCTTTTTTGTTGCCAAAGAGTGCTATCCATTCGCTCTTTGACCCGACCCTAACGGCTGCGGCGCACTTATGCTCCGTGGCTGTTTTCATTCGCGCCGCAGCGCGCCTGTTTCTACGGCCAACGGATTAGATCCGTGGCCGTTTTTGAGTCAAAGGGCGTAATCCATGCGCCTATTTGACCATATCAGCGCAAGAGCGTTGATGCCAAAGGGTGTAATCCATACGCCTCATACCCTGCCTTGAAAGGAGGTGGATAATGAATACCATCGAAATCTATATTGATACCTGCGAAGAAATTCGTGCGTCCATCTCTATTTTACGGGCGCGCCATCTCTGGTGGATACAAATTCGTCAACACATTCAAATTGCTATGTATGCCTGGGTCGTCTCGGCTGAAGATCGGCACGGGCAAATGATGAAATACTATGATGGACGATAAACTTGAACAAGTAGACCGACAGCTCAAATCAATGCAAAAACATATTCGCAAGCAAGAACTTCGCCAAGCTCGCCGCAAAACAGATGCGCCAACTTCGAAGAAGAAACCTCGACACAAAGATTGGCTGGATGACGATTGGGAAGATGAATATAACCTGGATGAGCGCATCATGCCGCGCGGCGAAGACGAACGACGCAAACAGGTAGCGCGCCTGGCATCTAGCAAGGCTAAGCGGACTCCCTCGGGGGTGGCGCCAGCCTCCGGTGTGGAAGAATCAACCCCGGAGCGCGCCGCGCATATCCCTGGCCTGGTTGTGGAGATCAACTCCGGGCTGTGTCGCGTCCACCTGGGTGGGGATTCGCCTCCGGGCAGCAAATCTATCTTATGCACGTTGCGTGGTAATCTGCGCCATAAAAAATCTGCGTATAGCCAAGTTGTTGCGGTAGGTGATCGCGTTTTGATAAC comes from Chloroflexota bacterium and encodes:
- a CDS encoding metalloregulator ArsR/SmtB family transcription factor, with the translated sequence MKILGLLAQRECSVDELATLLSIKAPTVSHHLQSLKNLGVVAMRKDGNDHLYRLDVDHLNTLSKDVFSSLSKEKVVHLAGDVEYDTWQKKVLETYVDAEQILEIPYGYKKRLVVLKWLINYFDKDKRYTEREVNEIIKQHHPDTASLRRAFISNKLMAREGGGGLYWRIPWQMPELK